The proteins below are encoded in one region of Taeniopygia guttata chromosome 15, bTaeGut7.mat, whole genome shotgun sequence:
- the PEBP1 gene encoding phosphatidylethanolamine-binding protein 1: MPVDLAKWDGPLSLAEVEQKPAHPLRVKYGSVEIDELGKVLTPTQVQHRPTSIEWDGCDPQKLYTLVLTDPDAPSRKDPKFRE; this comes from the exons ATGCCGGTGGACCTGGCCAAGTGGGACGGGCCGCTGAGCCTCGCCGAGGTGGAGCAGAAACCGGCGCACCCGCTGAGGGTCAAGTACGGCTCCGTGGAGATCGACGAGCTGGGCAAGGTGCTCACGCCCACTCAG GTCCAGCATCGCCCCACCAGCATCGAGTGGGACGGCTGCGATCCCCAGAAGCTTTACACGCTGGTTCTCACAGACCCTGATGCGCCCAGTCGGAAGGATCCAAAGTTCAG AGAGTGG
- the VSIG10 gene encoding V-set and immunoglobulin domain-containing protein 10: MQRLGGMLPARLLLALCFWRLVPRREAAGTDEVVFGQLGGSILLLCRNVSKEATEVVWFQGDPHSFPPLFSSRVSFPPDVRFSLVDNSSLSISELRVQDEGNYTCREVLNKTDHEHRVQLLVANPPQATPKCWAESSSSGLMLQLFCSWPGGYPHPTLHWREEGQDLENSSWVISSTSSSDTHVETLNSSHLSHRKVFKCVGSHVVKQEQPTCTVEIKRPSLESEPPQTCFVGDNVTLTCRVTEGTPAARLSWLRDITQPEVEIQPGGRFLIAQEGNVSRLTIQNCSQGTDGGCYVCKAQNPVGLRELFVCLTVKQPVNIVGVVGAVVVLSLLTVLTVTGVVLYYNPLLCLRGAAFRNADSGDVLVLVDSEDDEEGKGFEEPLSSCTEHEAMALVGGSRAQAAHLNRLTEGDDDELRAGVSAQEVREDRDTRLTASIPP; encoded by the exons ATGCAGCGCCTGGGCGGGATGCTGCCGGCGCGGCTCTTGCTCGCCCTTTGCTTCTGGAGGCTGGTGCCGCGCCGGGAGGCCGCAG GAACAGATGAAGTGGTCTTTGGGCAGCTGGGAGGAAGCATCCTCCTCTTGTGCCGCAACGTGTCCAAGGAAGCCACCGAGGTGGTCTGGTTCCAGGGGGATCCGCACTCCTTCCCGCCTCTCTTCTCCTCGAGGGTCTCCTTCCCCCCGGACGTCCGCTTCTCCCTGGTGGACAACAGCTCCCTGAGCATCTCGGAGCTGCGTGTGCAGGACGAGGGCAACTACACCTGCAGGGAAGTGCTGAACAAGACGGACCATGAGCACAGGGTGCAGCTCCTGGTGGCCA ATCCACCACAGGCAACCCCAAAGTGCTGGGCTGAGAGCTCCTCATCGGGGCTGATGCTGCAGCTGTTCTGCAGCTGGCCCGGGGGgtacccccaccccaccctgcaCTGGAGAGAAGAGGGGCAGGATTTGGAGAACTCCAGCTGGGTCATCAGCTCCACCAGCTCCTCAGACACCCACGTGGAGACACTGAACAGCTCTCACCTCTCCCACCGAAAAGTCTTCAAGTGTGTGGGCAGCCACGTGGTGAAGCAGGAGCAGCCTACCTGCACTGTGGAGATAA AACGCCCTTCCCTGGAATCAGAGCCCCCACAGACCTGCTTTGTGGGTGACAACGTGACCCTGACCTGCCGGGTGACCGAGGGCACCCCGGCAGCTCGGCTCAGCTGGCTCCGGGACATCACCCAGCCCGAGGTGGAGATCCAGCCTGGGGGGAGGTTCCTCATCGCCCAGGAGGGCAACGTGTCCCGGCTCACCATCCAGAACTGCTCCCAGGGCACTGACGGCGGCTGCTACGTCTGCAAGGCCCAGAACCCCGTGGGGCTCAGGGAGCTCTTTGTCTGCCTCACGGTGAAGC AGCCGGTGAACATCGTTGGGGTCGTGGGTGCTGTGGTGGTCCTGTCCCTCCTGACTGTTCTCACCGTCACCGGGGTTGTGTTGTACTACAATCCCCTCCTGTGCCTCAGAG GTGCTGCGTTCAG GAATGCAGACTCAGGGGATGTCTTAGTGCTGGTGGACTCTGAAGATgatgaggaggggaaggggtTCGAGGAGCCCCTGAGCAGCTGCACCGAGCACGAGGCCATGGCGCTGGTCGGTGGGAGCAGGGCCCAGGCTGCTCACCTGAACCGCCTCACAGAAG GTGACGATGACGAGCTCCGTGCTGGGGTCTCTGCGCAGGAAGTGAGAGAAGACAGGGACACGAGGCTCACAGCTTCTATCCCTCCTTGA